The following coding sequences are from one Bradyrhizobium sp. 200 window:
- the ftsH gene encoding ATP-dependent zinc metalloprotease FtsH: MNANLRNFALWVIIVLLLLALFTLFQNPGQRTSSQDISFSQLLSEVDQNRVRDVVIQGPEIHGTFTNGSSFQTYAPNDPTLVKRLYDGKVSITAKPPGDNVPWFVSLLVSWLPFIALIGVWIFLSRQMQGGAGKAMGFGKSRAKMLTEAHGRVTFEDVAGVDEAKQDLQEIVEFLRDPGKFQRLGGRIPRGVLLVGPPGTGKTLIARAVAGEANVPFFTISGSDFVEMFVGVGASRVRDMFEQAKKNAPCIIFIDEIDAVGRHRGAGLGGGNDEREQTLNQLLVEMDGFEANEGVILIAATNRPDVLDPALLRPGRFDRQVVVPNPDVVGREQILKVHVRKVPLAPDINLKTIARGTPGFSGADLMNLVNEAALTAARRNKRMVTQAEFEEAKDKVMMGAERKSLVMTEEEKLLTAYHEGGHAIVGLNVVATDPIHKATIIPRGRALGMVMQLPERDKLSMSLEQMTSRLAIMMGGRVAEELIFGREKVTSGAASDIEQATRLARMMVTRWGLSEQLGTVSYGENQDEVFLGMSVSRTQNASEATVQKIDSEIRRLVEDGYNEATKILTEKREDLETLAKGLLEFETLSGDEIIDLLKGKKPNRESVLEPSTPRASAVPPAGKPRPRPDPDPGLEPQPQA, encoded by the coding sequence ATGAACGCCAATCTGCGCAACTTCGCCCTCTGGGTCATCATTGTCTTGCTGCTATTGGCATTGTTCACGCTTTTCCAGAATCCGGGTCAGCGCACGTCCTCCCAGGACATTTCGTTTTCGCAGCTCTTGAGCGAGGTCGACCAGAACCGCGTTCGCGACGTCGTGATCCAGGGGCCGGAAATCCACGGCACCTTCACCAACGGCTCCTCTTTCCAGACCTACGCGCCGAACGATCCGACGCTGGTCAAGCGCCTGTATGACGGCAAGGTCTCGATCACCGCGAAGCCGCCCGGCGACAACGTGCCGTGGTTCGTCTCGCTGCTCGTCTCCTGGCTGCCCTTTATCGCGCTGATCGGCGTGTGGATCTTCCTGTCGCGCCAGATGCAGGGCGGCGCTGGCAAGGCGATGGGCTTTGGCAAGTCGCGCGCCAAGATGCTGACGGAGGCCCATGGCCGCGTCACCTTCGAGGACGTTGCGGGCGTCGACGAAGCCAAGCAGGACCTGCAGGAGATCGTCGAATTCCTGCGCGACCCCGGCAAATTCCAGCGCCTCGGCGGACGGATTCCGCGCGGCGTGCTGCTGGTCGGGCCTCCCGGCACCGGCAAGACCTTGATCGCGCGTGCGGTCGCGGGCGAAGCCAACGTGCCGTTCTTCACCATCTCGGGTTCGGACTTCGTCGAAATGTTCGTCGGCGTCGGCGCCTCGCGTGTCAGGGACATGTTCGAGCAGGCCAAGAAGAACGCGCCCTGCATCATCTTCATCGACGAAATAGACGCAGTCGGCCGTCATCGCGGCGCAGGTTTGGGCGGCGGCAATGACGAGCGCGAACAGACCCTCAACCAGTTGCTGGTCGAGATGGACGGCTTCGAGGCCAATGAAGGCGTGATCCTGATCGCGGCGACCAACCGTCCCGACGTGCTCGATCCCGCGCTGCTGCGTCCCGGCCGTTTCGACCGCCAGGTGGTGGTGCCGAATCCGGACGTCGTCGGGCGCGAGCAGATCCTCAAAGTTCACGTCCGCAAGGTGCCGCTGGCGCCGGATATCAACCTCAAGACCATCGCGCGCGGCACCCCGGGCTTCTCCGGCGCCGACCTGATGAACCTCGTCAACGAAGCCGCGCTGACGGCTGCCCGCCGCAACAAGCGCATGGTGACGCAGGCCGAGTTCGAGGAAGCCAAAGACAAGGTGATGATGGGCGCCGAGCGCAAGTCGCTCGTCATGACCGAGGAAGAGAAGCTGCTGACGGCCTACCACGAGGGTGGCCACGCCATCGTCGGCCTCAACGTCGTCGCGACCGACCCGATCCACAAGGCGACCATCATTCCGCGCGGCCGTGCGCTCGGCATGGTGATGCAGTTGCCCGAGCGCGACAAGCTTTCGATGTCGCTGGAGCAGATGACGTCGCGGCTGGCGATCATGATGGGCGGCCGCGTCGCGGAAGAACTGATCTTCGGCCGCGAGAAGGTCACCTCGGGCGCCGCCTCCGACATCGAGCAAGCCACAAGGCTTGCGCGCATGATGGTAACGCGCTGGGGCCTGTCGGAGCAGCTCGGCACCGTGTCCTATGGCGAGAACCAGGACGAGGTATTTTTGGGCATGTCGGTTTCGCGCACGCAAAACGCATCCGAAGCGACCGTCCAGAAGATCGACTCCGAGATCCGGCGTCTGGTCGAGGACGGCTACAACGAGGCCACCAAGATCCTTACCGAGAAGCGCGAGGACCTCGAGACGCTGGCCAAGGGCCTGCTCGAATTCGAAACGCTGAGCGGCGACGAGATCATCGACCTGCTGAAGGGCAAGAAGCCCAACCGCGAGTCGGTGCTGGAGCCGAGCACGCCGCGCGCCTCCGCCGTGCCGCCCGCCGGCAAGCCGCGCCCGCGTCCCGATCCGGACCCGGGTCTGGAGCCGCAACCGCAGGCGTAA
- the tilS gene encoding tRNA lysidine(34) synthetase TilS, which yields MPNDEPDDDHAPISVQQAKDLFAHWKAAPALVLAVSGGPDSLALMWLAARWRRALSRGPRLIAVTVDHGLRADAAREARDVKRLARDLDMPHRTLRWTGTKPKTGLPAAARAARYLLLAKAARASGATHILTAHTRDDQAETLLMRILRGSGIAGLAAMARETEREGVWLARPLLDVPKSRLVATLGRAKIAFADDPTNRDMSFTRPRLRALMPALVEEGGDSRNLARLATRLARANAAIEVLADGAERYLALRDRDDASRFGFDAAAFAGLPEEIRLRLLKRAIDRAGHEGPAELGKVEALLAVLDRAIANGERQTRLKQTLAGAAISLTGDRIHVDPAPPRRGKRA from the coding sequence ATGCCTAACGACGAGCCTGACGACGACCACGCGCCGATCTCGGTGCAGCAAGCGAAAGATCTGTTCGCACACTGGAAGGCCGCGCCTGCGCTCGTGCTGGCGGTATCCGGCGGTCCCGATTCGCTTGCCCTGATGTGGCTTGCCGCCCGCTGGCGCCGCGCGCTTTCGCGCGGGCCGCGATTGATTGCCGTCACCGTCGACCACGGCTTGCGGGCCGACGCCGCGCGCGAGGCACGCGACGTCAAGCGTCTCGCACGCGACCTCGATATGCCCCATCGTACGCTGCGCTGGACCGGGACCAAGCCGAAGACCGGCTTGCCGGCCGCAGCCCGCGCGGCGCGCTACCTGTTGCTGGCGAAAGCCGCGCGGGCGAGCGGCGCCACGCACATCCTGACCGCGCACACCCGCGATGACCAGGCCGAGACGCTGTTGATGCGGATCCTGCGCGGCAGCGGCATCGCCGGTCTTGCGGCGATGGCGCGCGAGACCGAGCGTGAGGGCGTGTGGCTGGCGCGGCCGCTGCTAGACGTTCCGAAGTCGCGGCTAGTTGCGACGCTGGGCAGGGCAAAGATCGCCTTTGCCGATGATCCCACCAATCGAGACATGAGCTTCACGCGGCCGCGGCTGCGCGCGTTGATGCCTGCGCTGGTCGAGGAGGGCGGCGACAGCCGAAATCTGGCGCGGCTGGCAACGCGGCTGGCGCGGGCGAATGCCGCGATTGAAGTGCTGGCCGACGGCGCCGAGCGCTATCTCGCCTTGAGAGATCGCGATGACGCCTCGCGCTTCGGATTCGATGCCGCCGCGTTTGCCGGTCTGCCCGAGGAGATCCGCCTTCGGCTACTCAAGCGCGCGATTGACCGGGCCGGTCATGAAGGGCCCGCGGAACTCGGCAAGGTCGAAGCGCTGCTGGCGGTGCTGGATCGGGCCATTGCCAACGGCGAGAGGCAGACAAGGCTGAAACAGACGCTCGCCGGGGCAGCGATCAGCCTGACCGGAGATCGAATTCATGTCGATCCAGCGCCCCCGCGGAGGGGCAAACGGGCGTGA
- the ybgF gene encoding tol-pal system protein YbgF → MSSRFLNAAGAAAIAAMLGLSVQTSSAQITFPWERSPQGSPQVPAQSDDADLEMRIQRLENQLRQLTGQNEELQYRNRQLEDRLRQLGAAPPAPGGQPPGAQPNVAAAPPPVQPGPPQGQQGYPQQGYPQQGARQQQGYPQVQPGYDQQPQIASPAPIVQDPAAAPQAGGRRRADAFDPSQNPNAPGAPRALGGGQMPVSSEAAVGAPGGRGPGEPLNLGGPRNAGGALSPPTAAAPPPRGPGPGASAALTTLPPSATSKDEFDLGIGYMQRKDYALAEETMKNFAQKYPSDPLIADSQYWLGESYFQRQQYRDAAEAFLGVTTKFDKSGKAPDALLRLGQSLAALKEKEAACAALGEVTRKYPRASAGVKAAVDREQKRVKC, encoded by the coding sequence ATGTCATCCAGATTCCTCAATGCTGCCGGTGCCGCGGCGATCGCCGCGATGCTGGGCTTGTCTGTGCAGACCTCGTCCGCGCAGATCACGTTCCCGTGGGAGCGTTCACCGCAAGGCTCCCCGCAGGTCCCGGCGCAGTCTGATGACGCCGATCTGGAGATGCGGATCCAGCGGTTGGAAAACCAGCTCCGGCAACTGACCGGCCAAAACGAGGAACTGCAGTACCGCAACCGCCAGCTTGAGGATCGGCTGCGTCAGCTTGGCGCCGCACCGCCCGCGCCGGGTGGCCAGCCCCCGGGTGCGCAGCCCAATGTGGCTGCGGCGCCGCCTCCAGTTCAGCCCGGCCCGCCACAGGGGCAACAGGGCTATCCGCAACAGGGTTATCCGCAGCAAGGGGCGCGCCAACAGCAGGGCTATCCGCAGGTCCAACCCGGCTACGACCAGCAGCCGCAGATCGCCTCTCCCGCGCCGATCGTGCAGGACCCGGCGGCAGCCCCGCAGGCCGGTGGCCGCCGCCGCGCTGATGCCTTCGACCCGAGCCAGAACCCCAACGCCCCGGGCGCGCCGCGCGCGCTCGGCGGTGGCCAGATGCCGGTTTCGAGCGAAGCGGCGGTCGGCGCGCCCGGCGGACGCGGACCAGGCGAGCCGCTCAATCTCGGTGGCCCGCGCAATGCCGGCGGCGCCTTGTCGCCGCCCACGGCAGCCGCACCGCCACCGCGCGGCCCCGGGCCCGGCGCCAGCGCCGCGTTGACCACCCTGCCGCCCTCGGCCACATCGAAGGACGAGTTCGATCTCGGCATCGGCTACATGCAGCGCAAGGACTATGCGCTGGCCGAAGAGACGATGAAGAACTTTGCGCAGAAATATCCGAGCGATCCGCTGATCGCGGATTCGCAATACTGGCTCGGCGAAAGCTATTTTCAGCGCCAGCAATATCGCGACGCCGCCGAAGCGTTCCTCGGCGTGACCACCAAGTTCGACAAGTCGGGGAAGGCGCCCGACGCGCTGCTGCGGCTCGGCCAGTCGCTGGCGGCGTTGAAGGAAAAGGAAGCCGCCTGCGCGGCACTCGGCGAGGTGACGCGGAAATATCCGCGCGCATCCGCCGGCGTCAAAGCCGCCGTCGATCGTGAGCAAAAGCGGGTTAAGTGCTAA
- the pal gene encoding peptidoglycan-associated lipoprotein Pal has protein sequence MKYQMRILQGWKLAAVVAVALSMGACAKNNVGADGAMASAATPGSQQDFVVNVGDRVFFESDQTDLSPQAIATLEKQAQWLQTYNRYSFTIEGHADERGTREYNIALGARRAQSVRSYLASRGIDPNRMRTISYGKERPVAVCNDISCWSQNRRAVTVLNAGA, from the coding sequence ATGAAATATCAGATGCGTATCCTCCAGGGATGGAAGCTGGCGGCTGTGGTCGCGGTGGCGCTGTCGATGGGCGCCTGCGCCAAGAACAACGTCGGCGCCGATGGCGCGATGGCGAGCGCGGCAACCCCGGGGAGCCAGCAGGATTTCGTGGTCAATGTCGGCGACCGTGTATTCTTCGAGAGCGACCAGACCGATCTGAGCCCGCAGGCGATCGCCACGCTGGAGAAGCAGGCGCAGTGGCTGCAGACCTACAACCGTTATTCCTTCACCATTGAAGGCCATGCCGACGAGCGCGGGACCCGCGAATACAACATCGCGCTCGGCGCGCGCCGTGCCCAGTCGGTGCGCAGCTATCTCGCGTCCCGCGGCATCGATCCGAACCGCATGCGCACGATCTCCTACGGCAAGGAGCGTCCGGTTGCGGTCTGTAACGATATTTCCTGCTGGTCGCAGAACCGCCGCGCCGTCACGGTGCTGAACGCCGGCGCCTGA
- a CDS encoding EAL domain-containing protein, with product MQLANLSREPDQRQISPKIAAALIDSLFETQGPVHVGIFFLAVAASLTALKTGENLVWACVGLLLLAGAIRAFDLQRYQACKANLTADEAEQWKKRYQIGAMIQAAAMGIWGAVTMLSSDDAVAHMICLSVITGVLSGGAGRAYGRQWIFQLQAALAFGPTVIALALRGTPYYVAMSVITAAFLIVVMQMSANLHGIFLRALLAREREAALAGQFDTALNNMPHGLCMFRGDGQLAVMNHRFCEMMGLSEDLVQQGASAPDIIAACVSAGSISAASGQMILAEIENSRAMDIVTADPDLTRNRSLSWTFQPMAGGGAVVLLEDITERRNSEAKISHLARYDELTELPNRVNFRDEIGHLLAAQQGAEQLSALLFVDLDQFKQVNDTLGHPCGDQLLCAVAERLREMLRPEDFVARFGGDEFVVFQQNIHSADDAAGLARRIVDRLSERYKIDNHLVEIGASVGIAMTSRGVSADTLLKNADMALYRAKADGRGTFCFFREEMAQVVESRRILELDLRKALANEEFELFFQPLVNLKSGRISTCEALLRWNHPVRGTVSPTDIIPVAEDMGLIVDLGRWILRKACMECMKWPEGVSVAVNFSPQQFHQRDVLSEVRYALEVSGLQANRLEIEITESSLLRNTQLTHDVLSQLHSLGVRISLDDFGTGYSSLSYLHNFPLQKVKIDRSFLEGIDSDRPLTLLRGVARLSADLGMSVVVEGIETNEQLELISADGAITEAQGYLFSPPVPAVRVRQLLNASHGRRMPDDQIVAVSSRSIA from the coding sequence ATGCAACTTGCAAACCTGAGCCGAGAGCCGGATCAGCGACAGATATCGCCGAAGATTGCGGCGGCGCTGATCGATTCGCTCTTCGAAACTCAAGGTCCGGTGCATGTCGGCATCTTCTTCCTGGCCGTCGCGGCGAGCCTGACCGCGCTGAAGACCGGCGAAAATCTGGTCTGGGCGTGCGTCGGGCTTCTGCTGTTGGCCGGTGCGATCCGGGCTTTCGATTTGCAGCGGTACCAGGCGTGCAAAGCAAACCTGACGGCCGATGAAGCTGAGCAGTGGAAAAAGCGATATCAGATCGGGGCGATGATCCAGGCCGCTGCAATGGGCATCTGGGGCGCCGTCACCATGCTGAGCAGCGACGATGCCGTGGCCCATATGATCTGTTTGTCCGTCATTACGGGGGTCCTATCGGGAGGCGCAGGCAGGGCCTATGGACGGCAATGGATATTCCAGTTGCAGGCTGCACTTGCCTTCGGTCCAACCGTGATCGCGCTGGCGCTGCGTGGTACGCCCTATTACGTCGCTATGTCGGTGATCACCGCGGCATTCCTTATCGTTGTCATGCAGATGTCGGCCAATTTGCACGGCATATTCTTGCGGGCGCTTTTGGCGCGTGAGCGCGAGGCGGCGCTCGCCGGACAGTTCGATACCGCCTTGAACAACATGCCCCACGGTCTGTGCATGTTCCGCGGCGACGGACAGCTTGCGGTGATGAATCACCGCTTCTGCGAAATGATGGGTCTTTCCGAAGATCTCGTGCAGCAGGGCGCGAGCGCGCCCGACATCATCGCCGCCTGCGTGAGTGCCGGATCGATCTCAGCCGCGAGTGGACAAATGATCCTCGCCGAAATCGAGAATTCACGGGCCATGGACATCGTCACCGCGGACCCCGATCTCACCAGAAACCGTTCGCTATCGTGGACCTTCCAGCCGATGGCCGGCGGCGGCGCAGTCGTGCTCCTGGAAGACATTACCGAGCGGCGCAACTCCGAAGCCAAGATCAGCCATCTGGCCCGCTACGATGAACTCACCGAACTCCCCAACCGGGTCAACTTCCGCGACGAGATCGGACATCTTCTGGCAGCCCAGCAGGGCGCCGAACAATTGTCGGCGCTGTTGTTCGTCGACCTCGATCAATTCAAACAGGTCAACGACACGCTCGGCCATCCCTGCGGCGATCAGTTGCTGTGCGCGGTGGCCGAACGGCTGCGCGAGATGCTGCGGCCCGAGGATTTCGTGGCGCGCTTCGGCGGCGACGAGTTCGTGGTGTTCCAGCAGAACATCCATTCGGCCGACGACGCCGCGGGCCTCGCCCGGCGCATCGTCGATCGCCTGAGCGAGCGGTACAAGATCGACAATCATCTGGTCGAGATCGGCGCCAGCGTCGGCATCGCCATGACCTCGCGCGGCGTCAGCGCCGATACGCTGCTCAAGAACGCCGACATGGCGCTGTACCGCGCCAAGGCCGACGGCCGCGGCACCTTCTGCTTCTTCCGGGAAGAGATGGCGCAGGTCGTCGAATCCCGCCGCATCCTCGAACTGGACCTGCGCAAGGCGCTGGCCAACGAGGAATTCGAGCTGTTCTTCCAGCCGCTGGTCAATCTCAAGTCGGGCCGGATATCCACCTGCGAGGCGCTGCTGCGCTGGAATCATCCGGTTCGCGGCACGGTCTCGCCGACCGATATCATTCCGGTCGCCGAGGACATGGGCCTGATCGTCGATCTCGGCCGCTGGATTCTGCGCAAGGCCTGCATGGAATGCATGAAGTGGCCCGAGGGCGTCAGCGTCGCGGTCAACTTCTCGCCGCAGCAATTCCATCAGCGCGACGTGCTGAGCGAAGTCCGCTATGCGCTTGAGGTCTCTGGCCTACAGGCGAATCGGCTCGAAATCGAAATCACCGAATCCTCGCTGCTGCGTAACACGCAGCTCACGCACGACGTGCTGTCGCAATTGCATTCGCTCGGCGTGCGGATTTCGCTCGACGATTTCGGCACCGGCTATTCGAGCCTGAGCTACCTGCACAACTTCCCATTGCAGAAGGTCAAGATCGATCGCTCCTTCCTGGAAGGGATCGACAGCGACCGGCCGCTGACGCTGCTGCGCGGCGTGGCACGGCTGTCGGCCGACCTCGGAATGTCCGTCGTGGTCGAGGGCATCGAGACCAACGAGCAGCTCGAACTGATCAGCGCCGATGGTGCGATAACCGAGGCCCAAGGCTATCTGTTCAGCCCGCCGGTGCCCGCGGTGCGGGTCCGGCAGTTGCTCAATGCGTCGCACGGTCGCCGCATGCCTGACGATCAGATCGTCGCTGTTTCTTCGCGATCGATCGCCTGA
- the tolB gene encoding Tol-Pal system beta propeller repeat protein TolB yields the protein MLFRPSRRQIISGMAALGTIAAAPVRSAFAQAPKRIPIPEGEFVPQPIAIPNFVAGTPGDAEVGVGVAQVITNNLKRSGLFAPIDQGAFIERVTNIDTAPQWQSWKQINATYLVTGRMTRQGDGRLKAEFRLWDVNTQQQLTGQQYFTSPEYWRRIAHIISDQIYERATSEKGYFDSRVVFVDETGSKERRVKRLALMDQDGANVRYLTRGSDLVLTPRFSPSTQEITYMEFGQGDPRVYLFNVETGQREIVGNFPGMSFSPRFSPDGQRIIMSLQQGGNSNLFVMDLRSKSTTRLTDTPAIDTSPSYSPDGSRICFESDRGGKPQIYVMAATGGGAQRISFGEGSYSTPVWSPRGDYIAFTKQGGGAFAIGIMKTDGSGERILTSGFHNEGPTFAPNGRVVMFFRDPGGNSGPSLYTVDISGRNELRVPTPGFASDPAWSPLLS from the coding sequence ATGTTGTTTCGCCCGAGCCGCCGGCAGATCATTTCTGGAATGGCCGCGCTTGGCACGATCGCGGCCGCGCCGGTTCGCAGCGCATTTGCGCAAGCGCCGAAGCGGATTCCCATTCCCGAAGGTGAGTTCGTTCCGCAGCCGATCGCAATTCCGAATTTCGTGGCGGGCACACCTGGCGACGCCGAGGTCGGCGTCGGCGTGGCGCAGGTCATTACCAACAATCTCAAGCGCAGCGGGCTGTTCGCGCCGATCGATCAGGGGGCCTTCATCGAGCGCGTCACCAATATCGACACCGCGCCGCAATGGCAGAGCTGGAAGCAGATCAACGCAACGTATCTGGTCACGGGCCGGATGACGCGGCAGGGCGACGGCCGGCTGAAGGCGGAATTCCGCCTCTGGGACGTCAACACACAGCAGCAGCTCACCGGACAGCAATACTTCACCTCGCCGGAATACTGGCGGCGCATCGCGCACATCATCTCCGACCAGATCTACGAGCGCGCGACCAGTGAGAAGGGCTATTTCGACAGCCGCGTCGTGTTCGTCGACGAGACCGGGTCCAAGGAGCGCCGCGTCAAGCGGCTGGCGCTGATGGATCAGGACGGCGCCAATGTCAGATATCTGACCAGGGGAAGCGATCTGGTGCTGACGCCGCGGTTCTCGCCGTCGACCCAGGAAATCACCTATATGGAATTCGGCCAGGGCGATCCGCGCGTCTATTTGTTCAACGTCGAGACCGGACAGCGCGAGATCGTCGGCAATTTCCCCGGCATGTCGTTCTCGCCGCGGTTCTCGCCGGATGGCCAGCGCATCATCATGAGCCTGCAGCAGGGCGGCAACTCGAACCTGTTCGTGATGGATCTGCGTTCGAAATCGACGACGCGGCTGACCGACACGCCGGCGATCGACACCTCGCCGTCCTACTCGCCCGACGGCAGCCGGATCTGTTTCGAATCCGACCGCGGCGGCAAGCCGCAGATCTACGTGATGGCGGCCACCGGCGGCGGCGCGCAGCGCATTTCGTTCGGCGAGGGCAGCTATTCGACGCCGGTGTGGTCGCCGCGCGGCGACTACATCGCCTTCACCAAGCAGGGCGGCGGGGCCTTTGCCATCGGCATCATGAAGACCGACGGCTCGGGCGAACGCATCCTGACCTCCGGCTTCCACAATGAAGGGCCGACCTTTGCGCCGAACGGCCGGGTCGTCATGTTCTTCCGCGATCCCGGCGGCAATAGCGGGCCATCGCTGTACACGGTCGATATCTCAGGTCGCAACGAACTACGGGTACCAACGCCCGGTTTTGCCTCCGACCCGGCATGGTCGCCGCTGTTGTCGTGA
- a CDS encoding protein TolA produces the protein MASVALHVLVLGWVMLSFSTRALEMQPEESVAVDVISPNELAKVMAGMKTGKKENPKPLVEKVAEAKPVDDAVGKITEKAPVVTETAPPPQPKAEEKPVEKKPDPPKVVEKPKEEPKQVEKKPDPPKVDPIGETLKKEEKKPPPKPVQAAKPPEPQKQRIVERHFDQNQIAALLDKRDPSRQATTGDTLNSNAALGLAKGTAADNSATWGAMFQRQVERCWKKPYGGIESQKPEAAFAIRLKRDGTLEGSPVPEGVPATPYLRVYQESALRAIIECQPYKLPAALYEEWKYFAPVFKEKV, from the coding sequence ATGGCATCGGTTGCCCTGCACGTCCTCGTGCTGGGGTGGGTGATGCTGTCCTTCTCGACCAGGGCGCTCGAAATGCAGCCGGAAGAATCGGTTGCGGTCGATGTCATCTCTCCCAATGAGCTTGCCAAGGTCATGGCCGGCATGAAGACCGGCAAGAAGGAAAACCCGAAGCCGCTGGTCGAGAAAGTCGCCGAAGCCAAGCCGGTCGACGATGCCGTCGGCAAGATTACCGAGAAGGCGCCGGTCGTGACCGAGACCGCGCCGCCGCCTCAGCCCAAGGCCGAGGAGAAGCCGGTCGAGAAGAAGCCCGACCCGCCAAAGGTCGTCGAGAAGCCAAAGGAAGAGCCGAAGCAGGTCGAGAAAAAACCTGATCCGCCGAAGGTCGATCCGATCGGCGAAACCCTCAAGAAGGAAGAGAAGAAGCCGCCGCCAAAGCCGGTGCAGGCGGCCAAGCCGCCTGAGCCGCAAAAGCAGAGGATCGTGGAACGGCACTTCGATCAGAACCAGATCGCGGCCCTGCTCGACAAGCGTGACCCGTCGCGTCAGGCCACGACCGGCGACACGTTGAATTCCAATGCCGCGCTCGGCCTTGCGAAGGGTACGGCTGCGGACAATTCCGCAACCTGGGGCGCGATGTTCCAGCGGCAGGTCGAGCGATGCTGGAAGAAGCCCTATGGCGGAATCGAATCGCAGAAGCCTGAAGCCGCGTTTGCCATTCGTCTGAAGCGCGACGGCACCCTTGAAGGCTCGCCGGTTCCGGAAGGCGTTCCGGCGACGCCCTATCTTCGCGTCTATCAGGAGAGCGCGTTGCGCGCGATCATCGAATGCCAGCCGTACAAGCTGCCGGCGGCGCTTTACGAGGAATGGAAATATTTCGCGCCGGTGTTCAAGGAAAAAGTCTGA
- a CDS encoding biopolymer transporter ExbD, whose product MAMNMAGSAGGGGGRRGRRRAAVMAEINVTPMVDVMLVLLIIFMVAAPLMTSTIDIDLPVAGGGKQLQANAPPLTLSVKRTGGACNSNVELYLGDTLIPANELLPKITAIKETRSEAERVVYLRGDKDVCYTDMMKLLGYIRTAGFKANIVIVPEQGS is encoded by the coding sequence ATGGCGATGAACATGGCAGGTTCGGCCGGAGGCGGCGGTGGACGGCGCGGCCGGCGTCGCGCTGCCGTGATGGCGGAGATCAACGTCACGCCGATGGTCGACGTGATGCTGGTGCTGCTCATCATCTTCATGGTGGCGGCGCCGCTGATGACGTCGACCATCGATATCGACCTGCCGGTCGCCGGCGGCGGCAAGCAGCTCCAGGCCAACGCGCCGCCGCTGACGCTGTCGGTCAAGCGCACCGGCGGGGCGTGCAATTCGAATGTCGAACTCTATCTCGGGGATACGCTGATTCCGGCCAACGAGCTCCTGCCCAAGATAACGGCGATCAAGGAGACCCGGTCGGAGGCCGAGAGGGTGGTATACCTGCGGGGCGACAAAGACGTCTGTTACACGGATATGATGAAATTATTGGGGTATATTAGGACGGCGGGATTCAAGGCGAATATCGTCATCGTGCCGGAGCAGGGTTCCTGA
- the tolQ gene encoding protein TolQ, with protein sequence MNPADVAQSALPMVSADVSLVALFLQAHWVVKTVMLGLLACSVWVWAIAIDKIFLYGRTKRAMDRFEQAFWSGQSIEELYRALSAKPTQSMAACFVAAMREWKRSFESQSRSIAGLQMRIEKVMNVSIAREVERLERRLLVLATVGSAGPFVGLFGTVWGIMSSFQSIAASKNTSLAVVAPGIAEALFATAIGLIAAIPATIFYNKFTSEVNRQAQRLEGFADEFSAILSRQIDERA encoded by the coding sequence ATGAATCCCGCCGACGTGGCTCAGTCAGCCCTGCCAATGGTCTCGGCCGACGTGTCGCTGGTAGCGCTGTTCCTGCAGGCCCATTGGGTCGTCAAGACCGTCATGCTGGGGCTCTTGGCTTGCTCGGTCTGGGTCTGGGCGATCGCGATTGACAAGATTTTCCTCTACGGCCGCACCAAGCGGGCCATGGACCGCTTCGAGCAGGCGTTCTGGTCCGGTCAGTCGATCGAGGAGCTGTACCGTGCGCTGTCGGCGAAACCGACGCAGTCGATGGCGGCATGTTTCGTCGCCGCCATGCGCGAGTGGAAACGCTCGTTCGAGAGCCAGTCGCGCTCCATTGCCGGCCTGCAGATGCGAATCGAGAAAGTGATGAACGTCTCCATCGCCCGCGAGGTCGAGCGGCTGGAACGAAGGCTCCTGGTGCTGGCGACCGTCGGCTCGGCGGGGCCGTTCGTCGGCCTGTTCGGAACCGTCTGGGGCATCATGTCGAGCTTCCAGTCGATCGCGGCCTCCAAAAACACCTCGCTCGCGGTGGTGGCGCCCGGCATTGCCGAAGCGCTGTTTGCTACCGCCATCGGCCTCATCGCCGCCATTCCGGCGACTATTTTCTACAATAAGTTCACGTCCGAGGTGAACCGGCAGGCGCAGCGGCTGGAAGGCTTCGCCGACGAGTTTTCGGCCATCCTGTCCCGACAGATCGACGAGCGGGCGTGA